From a single Candidatus Hinthialibacter antarcticus genomic region:
- a CDS encoding PLP-dependent aminotransferase family protein, protein MNDNNWNNRFSQCGQRTAAPEISWLMAQALETPGLISLAAGFVDQESLPHNVVSSEVGEILNEPVRGRAMLQYGTTQGDDGLRRMLQERLLEEGVVHPNAPIDASHFILGSGSQQILYLLAEALLDEGDIVLMEAPTYFVVLGAMQTRGAQTIGIDIDEGGLVPEKLEQTLQRLESEGALDRVKMLYCMTYAGNPHGVTLREERRPQILNILRKYRERGYPILLLEDAAYRRLNFSTPPPPVKSLDEDNDLVLYTESFSKSLSPGLRLGFGVGPKEIIDKLIHLKGNHDFGSSNVSQTILKRILAVGAFDRHVALLRSVYQKKCDIALDVLMDAMPQGAHLPHPDGGFYIWATLPEEYDTGAKAPIFQAAIQSKVLYVPGALCFSPDRPESARSSTMRISYGQIGEDELREGCERLAGVLAQFASAAR, encoded by the coding sequence ATGAATGACAATAATTGGAACAATCGGTTTTCTCAATGCGGTCAAAGAACGGCGGCGCCGGAGATCAGCTGGCTGATGGCGCAAGCGCTGGAAACGCCGGGATTGATTTCACTTGCGGCGGGATTTGTCGATCAGGAGTCGCTGCCGCACAATGTCGTTTCGAGCGAAGTCGGTGAGATTTTAAATGAACCGGTCCGTGGACGCGCCATGTTGCAATACGGCACCACTCAAGGGGACGACGGCTTGCGGCGCATGTTGCAGGAGCGGCTGCTTGAAGAAGGCGTTGTGCATCCAAACGCGCCAATTGACGCGTCGCACTTTATATTGGGTTCCGGCTCGCAGCAAATTCTCTATCTGTTGGCGGAAGCGCTGCTGGATGAAGGCGATATTGTTTTGATGGAAGCGCCGACCTATTTTGTCGTGCTGGGCGCGATGCAGACGCGCGGCGCTCAGACCATCGGCATTGATATCGACGAAGGCGGCTTGGTTCCTGAAAAATTAGAGCAAACATTGCAGCGTCTCGAAAGCGAAGGCGCCTTGGACCGCGTGAAGATGTTGTATTGCATGACCTATGCGGGCAATCCTCACGGCGTGACCTTGCGGGAAGAGCGCCGTCCGCAAATATTAAATATTCTTCGGAAATACCGTGAGCGCGGGTATCCAATCCTCTTGTTAGAAGACGCCGCCTATCGTCGGCTGAATTTTTCGACGCCGCCTCCACCGGTCAAGTCGCTGGACGAAGACAACGATCTGGTGCTCTATACCGAATCATTCTCCAAGTCGCTTTCGCCGGGGCTGCGGCTCGGTTTTGGCGTCGGCCCGAAGGAGATCATCGACAAATTGATCCACCTTAAAGGCAACCACGATTTTGGCAGCAGCAATGTGAGCCAGACCATCTTAAAACGCATTCTTGCGGTCGGCGCGTTTGACCGCCATGTTGCGTTACTTCGTTCGGTGTATCAAAAGAAATGCGACATTGCGCTTGATGTATTGATGGACGCAATGCCGCAGGGGGCTCATCTGCCTCATCCCGACGGCGGGTTTTATATCTGGGCGACTTTGCCGGAAGAGTATGATACGGGAGCGAAAGCGCCAATTTTCCAGGCGGCGATCCAGTCGAAAGTTTTATATGTTCCGGGAGCGTTATGTTTTTCGCCTGACCGTCCTGAATCCGCCCGGTCGTCAACGATGAGAATCTCGTATGGGCAAATCGGGGAAGACGAATTACGCGAAGGTTGCGAACGCCTGGCGGGCGTATTGGCGCAATTTGCCAGCGCCGCCCGGTAA
- the gap gene encoding type I glyceraldehyde-3-phosphate dehydrogenase, which yields MSVKIGINGFGRIGRLVARAALAKGGIEIVGINDLTDSKTLAHLFKYDSIHGLYQGDVKDEGGAISVDGVKIPVSAERDPGNLPWAKLGAEIVIESTGIFTAREKAALHMKAGAKKVIISAPSKDADVTVVFGVNDDDYVAAKHDVLSNASCTTNCLAPVAKVIHDNWGIKRGLMTTIHSYTNDQRILDFPHEDLRRARAAAMSMIPTKTGAAAAIGLVMPDLKGKMDGFAIRVPTPNVSVVDLSAELGKSTTVEEINAAIKAAADGPMKGVLQYVEDPLVSVDFVGNPHSSCFDPGYTRVMEGNFIKILSWYDNEWGFSNRVIDLINKIA from the coding sequence ATGTCTGTAAAAATTGGAATTAACGGATTCGGACGCATAGGCCGCTTGGTCGCGCGCGCCGCACTTGCCAAAGGCGGCATCGAAATTGTCGGTATCAACGATTTGACCGACTCCAAAACATTGGCCCATTTGTTCAAGTACGACTCGATTCACGGCCTGTATCAAGGCGACGTCAAAGATGAAGGCGGCGCGATTTCTGTTGACGGCGTCAAGATTCCTGTTTCCGCCGAAAGAGACCCGGGCAACTTGCCTTGGGCGAAATTGGGCGCGGAAATCGTTATCGAATCAACTGGTATCTTCACCGCTCGCGAAAAAGCCGCTTTGCACATGAAAGCCGGCGCCAAGAAAGTCATCATCAGCGCTCCGTCAAAAGACGCTGACGTGACCGTTGTTTTCGGCGTGAATGACGATGACTATGTCGCAGCGAAGCACGACGTTCTTTCAAACGCTTCCTGCACAACCAACTGCCTGGCCCCCGTCGCCAAAGTCATCCATGACAACTGGGGAATCAAACGCGGTTTGATGACCACCATCCACTCATACACCAACGATCAGCGCATTCTCGACTTCCCTCACGAAGATTTGCGCCGCGCCCGCGCCGCCGCGATGAGCATGATCCCGACCAAGACCGGCGCCGCTGCTGCAATCGGCCTGGTTATGCCTGACTTGAAGGGCAAGATGGACGGCTTCGCGATTCGCGTCCCGACCCCGAACGTATCCGTGGTCGACTTGAGCGCCGAATTGGGCAAGTCTACGACTGTTGAAGAAATTAACGCTGCGATCAAAGCCGCTGCGGATGGCCCCATGAAGGGCGTCTTGCAGTACGTCGAAGACCCATTGGTTTCCGTCGACTTCGTCGGCAATCCTCATTCCTCCTGCTTCGACCCGGGCTACACTCGCGTCATGGAAGGCAACTTCATCAAAATTCTTTCCTGGTATGACAACGAATGGGGCTTCTCAAACCGCGTCATCGACTTGATTAACAAAATCGCCTAA
- a CDS encoding phosphoglycerate kinase — protein sequence MKKKTIDDINPQGKRVLVRVDFNVPLDDKCNVTDDTRIRAALPTIQALIDKGARVILMSHLGRPKGQVKEEFRLKPAGDKLAELLGKPVKSLTECVGAAVKAEVDAMSDGDVVLLENLRFHAEEEGNDEGFCKQLAELGDLYVNDAFGTAHRAHASTEGVTRFFDTNVAGYLMKKEIDYLVSTLDSPARPFIAILGGLKISGKIDVIQNLLDKVDAIMIGGAMAYTLLKVKGVEVGDSIVETEKLDVAKNVIKAVEEKGVKFLLPCDHKAAAEVSDGVEPQTINEENIPAGLKGIDIGPATVEAFKKEIAAAKTIVWNGPMGVFEIPAFAEGTMQIANAVADSDSVSIVGGGDSVSAVHKAGVSDKITHISTGGGASLELLEGKELPGLAALSDV from the coding sequence ATGAAGAAAAAAACTATTGATGATATCAATCCCCAAGGCAAGCGGGTCTTAGTGCGGGTCGATTTCAACGTCCCGCTCGACGACAAATGCAACGTGACAGATGACACCCGCATTCGCGCCGCGTTGCCCACCATTCAGGCGCTGATTGACAAAGGCGCGCGCGTAATTTTGATGTCTCACCTGGGGCGCCCCAAAGGCCAGGTGAAAGAAGAATTCCGTTTGAAACCCGCTGGCGACAAACTCGCTGAATTGCTTGGTAAGCCGGTCAAATCGCTGACCGAATGCGTCGGCGCTGCTGTTAAGGCCGAAGTGGACGCCATGAGCGACGGCGACGTTGTGTTGCTGGAGAACCTGCGTTTTCATGCCGAAGAAGAAGGCAATGACGAAGGCTTCTGCAAGCAACTAGCCGAACTGGGCGACCTGTACGTCAACGATGCGTTTGGTACGGCCCACCGCGCTCACGCTTCGACCGAAGGCGTAACCCGCTTTTTTGACACCAATGTAGCGGGCTATTTGATGAAAAAAGAGATTGATTATCTCGTCTCAACGCTCGATAGCCCGGCGCGTCCGTTTATCGCGATTTTGGGCGGGCTGAAAATCTCCGGCAAGATTGACGTGATCCAGAACCTGCTAGACAAAGTCGATGCAATCATGATCGGCGGCGCGATGGCGTATACGTTGCTGAAAGTAAAAGGCGTAGAAGTCGGCGACTCCATTGTCGAAACCGAAAAACTGGATGTTGCCAAAAACGTCATCAAGGCGGTCGAAGAAAAAGGCGTGAAGTTTCTGTTGCCGTGCGATCACAAAGCGGCGGCGGAAGTCAGCGACGGCGTCGAACCGCAAACCATCAACGAAGAAAACATCCCCGCTGGCTTGAAGGGCATCGACATTGGCCCGGCCACGGTTGAAGCCTTTAAGAAAGAAATTGCCGCAGCGAAGACGATTGTTTGGAACGGCCCGATGGGCGTGTTTGAGATTCCCGCATTCGCTGAAGGCACCATGCAGATTGCGAACGCGGTGGCTGATTCGGATTCCGTTTCCATTGTTGGCGGCGGCGATTCGGTCTCAGCGGTTCACAAAGCGGGCGTTAGCGATAAAATTACGCATATTAGCACGGGCGGCGGCGCCTCGCTTGAACTCTTGGAAGGCAAAGAACTTCCAGGCTTGGCCGCGCTTTCCGATGTATAA
- the secG gene encoding preprotein translocase subunit SecG, with protein MFYLLSLLQLFVCVALIFFVLIQSNKGMGLAGAFGSVGGSDSVFASGGMNILVKITIGLAVVFALNSLALTIITPPGGQRSLLDDDANIVGPALSELVEQSQSGGETTLPAQGGDVEQAAPQE; from the coding sequence ATGTTTTATCTCTTAAGTCTTTTGCAGTTATTTGTCTGCGTCGCATTGATCTTTTTTGTTTTGATCCAATCCAATAAAGGCATGGGTCTGGCTGGCGCATTCGGGTCCGTCGGCGGCAGCGACAGCGTGTTCGCGTCGGGCGGGATGAATATCCTGGTCAAGATTACGATTGGCTTGGCGGTGGTATTTGCGCTGAATAGTCTCGCACTGACTATCATCACGCCTCCAGGCGGTCAGAGAAGCCTGCTAGATGACGACGCCAATATCGTCGGCCCCGCGCTTAGTGAGTTAGTTGAACAGTCGCAAAGCGGCGGCGAGACGACATTGCCTGCGCAAGGCGGCGACGTTGAACAAGCCGCTCCACAAGAATAA
- a CDS encoding glycosyltransferase family 4 protein: protein MNQKSKKIKIVRIIARLNVGGPAIHVILLTHGLDSEKFETVLVSGVEAPEEGDMHHLAEEKGVKPFIIPNLGRELNPWRDINTLWRLYKLIRREKPDIVHTHTAKAGSVGRVAALLAGVPVIIHTFHGHVLHGYFGKLKTAFFRGVERFLAARSSKVIAVSEKVRQDLLQYRVGDEDKVIKIPLGLELEPFRHPAPDARQRLRSEWGLSDSDFAIGMVARMVPIKRHEDLFRAIPAVIEKHPNTYFIIIGDGELRPELEALADKLGITHRLVFTGFRDDRADVYSAVDLVALTSGNEGLPVAVIEALSAGKSVMATRVGGVPELIEDGVTGFIAEPYNPASIADGFLRALKDPAATAEMGRRAQDDAIRKYSISRLIGDLELLYHSLLK from the coding sequence ATGAACCAGAAATCAAAAAAAATCAAAATTGTCCGCATCATCGCCCGGCTCAATGTCGGCGGGCCTGCGATTCATGTCATCTTATTGACGCATGGTCTTGATTCCGAAAAATTTGAAACCGTCCTGGTCAGCGGGGTTGAGGCGCCCGAAGAAGGCGACATGCACCACCTCGCCGAAGAGAAGGGCGTGAAGCCGTTTATCATCCCCAACCTGGGGCGCGAGTTAAACCCGTGGCGCGACATCAATACGCTGTGGCGCCTCTACAAACTCATCCGCCGGGAAAAGCCTGACATCGTTCACACTCACACTGCTAAAGCGGGATCGGTGGGGCGCGTCGCCGCATTGCTGGCGGGCGTCCCGGTGATTATTCACACGTTTCATGGGCATGTGCTGCATGGCTATTTTGGGAAATTGAAGACGGCGTTCTTTCGCGGCGTCGAGCGATTTCTGGCGGCGCGCAGCAGCAAAGTGATCGCCGTCAGCGAGAAGGTGCGGCAGGACTTATTGCAATACCGCGTCGGCGACGAAGACAAAGTTATCAAGATTCCACTTGGGCTGGAACTCGAACCGTTTCGTCATCCCGCGCCGGATGCGCGGCAGCGGCTGCGTAGCGAATGGGGGCTTTCCGACAGCGATTTTGCGATCGGCATGGTGGCGCGCATGGTTCCCATTAAACGCCATGAAGATTTGTTCCGGGCGATTCCTGCTGTAATCGAGAAACACCCGAATACATACTTCATTATTATCGGCGACGGAGAATTACGTCCTGAGTTGGAAGCGCTGGCGGACAAATTAGGAATCACTCATCGTTTGGTATTTACTGGTTTCCGCGACGACCGGGCGGATGTGTATTCCGCCGTTGATCTGGTTGCGTTGACTTCGGGCAATGAGGGGTTGCCAGTGGCGGTCATTGAGGCGCTGTCGGCTGGAAAGTCTGTCATGGCGACGCGAGTGGGCGGCGTACCGGAGTTGATTGAAGACGGCGTGACGGGATTTATTGCCGAGCCGTATAATCCCGCCTCGATTGCAGACGGCTTTCTTCGTGCATTAAAAGACCCTGCCGCGACCGCCGAGATGGGACGCCGCGCTCAGGACGATGCGATCCGTAAGTATTCGATTTCACGCTTGATTGGTGATCTTGAACTGCTTTATCATTCACTGTTGAAATAA
- a CDS encoding RtcB family protein, producing the protein MKLDPTDGIPIQYFLDEVESGARDQAEWCAKLPGAFHHIALMPDAHQGYAMPVGGVMALKGAVMPNAVGVDIGCGMVAARTNIKFWDVRNDIQQAADEIFYDIPTGKKWHEQPQEGEVIERIRVKGKAKRDLKEYMPVVAERIDEIPFQLGTLGGGNHFIEIQKDEDGWLWVMLHSGSRNIGYTIANHYHKLAKDYCKSQDSSLPKDYAMLPLGLPEAQEYLDQMQWAMDFAMQNRLHMLDASFEIMEAIFSRPIECTLEVCTHHNYAAWETHFGEKVLVHRKGAVRALEGELVTIPGSMGTCSYIGRGKGFADSFRSCSHGAGRCKSRTQAREEISEESFAEQVKNVHIAAPSMKRIIDEAPAAYKDIEDVMKKQQHLVEPAFRLAPLAVVKG; encoded by the coding sequence ATGAAACTTGATCCGACGGATGGCATCCCCATTCAATATTTTTTGGATGAAGTCGAGAGCGGCGCCCGCGACCAGGCGGAGTGGTGCGCCAAACTCCCCGGCGCGTTTCACCACATTGCCTTGATGCCTGACGCACACCAGGGCTACGCCATGCCGGTCGGCGGCGTAATGGCGCTCAAGGGCGCGGTCATGCCCAACGCGGTTGGCGTCGATATCGGCTGCGGCATGGTCGCCGCCCGTACTAACATCAAATTTTGGGATGTTCGCAACGACATCCAACAAGCCGCTGATGAAATTTTTTACGATATCCCTACTGGAAAAAAATGGCATGAGCAACCGCAAGAAGGCGAAGTGATCGAACGCATACGCGTGAAAGGAAAAGCCAAGCGCGACTTAAAAGAATACATGCCCGTCGTTGCTGAGCGCATAGATGAGATTCCATTTCAATTGGGAACATTAGGCGGCGGCAACCACTTCATCGAAATTCAAAAAGACGAAGACGGCTGGTTGTGGGTAATGCTGCATTCCGGCTCGCGCAACATCGGGTACACCATCGCCAATCACTATCACAAACTCGCAAAAGACTATTGCAAATCGCAAGACTCAAGCCTGCCAAAAGATTATGCCATGCTGCCGCTGGGGTTGCCCGAAGCGCAAGAGTATCTCGACCAGATGCAATGGGCGATGGACTTCGCCATGCAAAACCGCCTGCACATGCTCGACGCCTCGTTTGAAATCATGGAAGCAATCTTCTCGCGCCCCATCGAATGCACGCTTGAAGTATGCACTCATCACAACTACGCCGCTTGGGAAACGCATTTCGGCGAGAAAGTTCTTGTCCATCGAAAAGGCGCTGTACGCGCATTGGAGGGCGAACTGGTTACGATTCCAGGCTCAATGGGAACATGCAGCTACATTGGACGCGGCAAGGGATTCGCTGATTCGTTCCGTTCATGCTCACACGGCGCGGGGCGTTGCAAAAGTAGAACGCAAGCGCGGGAGGAAATCTCTGAAGAGTCATTCGCAGAGCAAGTAAAAAATGTACATATCGCTGCGCCCAGCATGAAGCGCATCATCGACGAAGCGCCCGCCGCCTATAAAGACATCGAAGACGTGATGAAGAAACAACAACATCTCGTCGAACCCGCCTTCCGCCTGGCCCCGCTCGCCGTGGTGAAAGGGTGA
- a CDS encoding YqaA family protein has translation MFSELKDWTISLVIQNNQFTDNALVSLGVLSFAESSFFPIPPDIPFILMGVIQPDSAYLLATILTVTSVLGGALGYAIGRFGGRPFVTWLVNSPWTNWIFNQEKFDKVEGLYNKYDVWVVLAAAFTPIPYKVFTIAGGLCRIPFWRFMLASLVGRAGRFYLVGSILYFFGEQAKPLLHRFDLFLAAMLVLGIFGFISLRFIGPKKNAVPPVE, from the coding sequence GTGTTTAGCGAACTCAAAGACTGGACGATTTCTCTCGTAATTCAAAACAACCAATTTACCGACAACGCCTTGGTTTCCCTTGGGGTGTTGTCATTTGCTGAATCTTCATTTTTCCCGATCCCGCCCGACATCCCGTTTATTCTCATGGGCGTAATTCAGCCTGATTCCGCTTACCTACTGGCGACCATCCTAACCGTGACTTCCGTGTTGGGCGGCGCGCTGGGCTACGCCATCGGACGCTTCGGCGGACGCCCATTTGTCACATGGCTGGTGAATTCTCCTTGGACGAATTGGATTTTCAACCAGGAAAAATTCGACAAAGTTGAAGGGCTATACAACAAATATGACGTGTGGGTCGTACTCGCCGCCGCCTTCACGCCGATTCCCTACAAAGTATTCACCATCGCGGGCGGACTGTGCCGCATTCCCTTCTGGCGCTTTATGCTCGCTTCGCTGGTTGGTCGGGCGGGGCGTTTCTATTTAGTCGGTTCGATTCTCTACTTCTTCGGCGAACAAGCCAAACCGCTGTTGCACCGCTTTGATTTATTTCTCGCGGCGATGCTGGTTTTGGGAATCTTCGGTTTTATTTCGCTTCGTTTTATTGGACCGAAAAAAAATGCCGTTCCGCCAGTAGAATAA
- the surE gene encoding 5'/3'-nucleotidase SurE — MTNKLRILVTNDDGIHSPGLTALADALGTLGEVWIIAPDRERSAVSHSFTMNHPIRAHQLSERVYMIDGTPADCVMFGARGFLDFKPDLVASGINRGPNLGIDTVYSGTVAGAHEGHLNNVPSFAISLNLVVPGETQHFNTAGKIACVIAKDMLNKHMPDGTFLNVNVPNLPYEELKGITATRLGERVYRDVIIQRHDPQGKEYYWIGGETPTWVEAEGTDFHAIEDGKVSVTPLGHDFTQFHAIAEIDKWNLDVNQSDSK, encoded by the coding sequence ATGACCAATAAACTACGTATTCTTGTTACAAATGACGATGGAATTCACTCTCCCGGCCTGACCGCGCTGGCGGATGCGCTTGGAACGCTGGGCGAAGTATGGATCATCGCGCCCGACCGCGAACGCAGCGCAGTGTCACACTCGTTCACCATGAACCACCCCATCCGGGCGCACCAGTTAAGCGAACGCGTGTATATGATTGACGGAACGCCCGCCGATTGCGTCATGTTTGGGGCCCGAGGCTTTCTCGACTTCAAGCCCGACCTGGTGGCGTCAGGCATCAATCGCGGCCCCAACTTAGGCATCGACACCGTCTATTCAGGAACCGTCGCGGGCGCCCACGAAGGCCATTTAAACAACGTCCCCTCCTTTGCGATTTCGTTAAACCTCGTCGTTCCCGGCGAGACACAGCATTTCAACACAGCGGGTAAAATTGCGTGCGTGATCGCAAAAGACATGTTAAACAAACACATGCCCGACGGGACGTTTTTGAATGTGAACGTCCCCAACCTGCCTTATGAAGAACTGAAAGGCATCACAGCAACCCGGCTCGGCGAGCGCGTATACCGCGACGTCATCATTCAGCGGCATGACCCGCAAGGCAAAGAGTATTATTGGATCGGCGGCGAAACGCCCACCTGGGTCGAAGCGGAAGGTACAGACTTTCACGCCATCGAAGACGGCAAAGTTTCCGTCACGCCGCTTGGACACGACTTCACCCAATTTCACGCCATTGCGGAAATTGATAAATGGAACCTGGACGTTAATCAATCTGATAGCAAATAA
- a CDS encoding YceI family protein — MRKVSFAILAVCAMIAVGCSNPADNVTEAKVSSPTGEAAVSAEGKAYTVTPASTIGFVGSKVTGSHDGGFEKFSGEFVLVDGSPEGSHGAIEIDMDSTWSDNDRLTGHLKSPDFFGVEKNPTTTFKANKIEKAAEGYTVTGELTLHGVTKAISFPAQIAAEDDLIKLNAEFFVKRFDFEIKYPGKADDLIRDEVVIKLDIIAKAA; from the coding sequence ATGAGAAAAGTATCTTTCGCCATACTTGCTGTTTGTGCAATGATTGCCGTAGGGTGTTCGAATCCCGCTGACAATGTGACCGAAGCGAAGGTTTCCAGCCCAACAGGTGAGGCCGCCGTGTCCGCAGAAGGCAAAGCCTACACGGTTACGCCCGCATCGACTATCGGTTTTGTTGGATCAAAAGTCACAGGCAGCCATGACGGCGGTTTTGAAAAATTTAGCGGCGAGTTTGTGTTGGTCGATGGATCGCCCGAAGGATCACACGGCGCCATTGAGATCGATATGGATTCAACCTGGTCAGACAATGACCGCTTGACCGGACACTTGAAAAGCCCGGACTTTTTCGGTGTTGAGAAAAACCCGACAACGACCTTCAAGGCGAACAAGATTGAGAAAGCGGCTGAGGGCTACACCGTCACGGGCGAGTTGACTCTGCACGGCGTGACCAAGGCAATTTCGTTCCCGGCGCAAATCGCGGCTGAAGACGACTTGATCAAATTGAACGCTGAGTTTTTCGTCAAGCGCTTTGATTTTGAGATCAAGTATCCGGGTAAAGCCGATGACCTCATCCGCGATGAAGTTGTGATTAAGTTAGACATTATCGCGAAGGCAGCGTAA
- a CDS encoding mandelate racemase/muconate lactonizing enzyme family protein, with protein sequence MSTNRRRFLQSTAAIAALPASAQSIRATPSMEAIDQAAQRPVLNLKEISVPILIESFELHRLGNDHILKAASRDGAVGYTITNNRAFQLYPLLRDNVLPHFIGKDARNLETLLDELYGFKSNYKLQGLALWCCVAWVEMALLDLLGRITNQRLGDMLGGVLRESIPVYYASGNRQTSPQEEVDILKRKVEEHGVKAVKFKIGGRMSNNADSIPGRSEALIPLVRKTLGDSIDIHSDSNGSYDPPKAIDIGKRLQDANAIFFEEPCPFDHLDDTKRVADALEIDIAGGECESSHRRFRWMVHHGAVQVVQPDLHYYGGYIRSRRVANMAAVAGMPITLHMGGSGVGFVEVVQFASCTPNIGPYQEFKEGFEKSVYYDPPLTMKDGEVSVPKGAGLGLAPLEDRLKKAERIV encoded by the coding sequence ATGTCAACCAACCGCCGACGTTTTTTACAATCCACCGCAGCCATCGCCGCCTTGCCCGCCTCCGCTCAATCCATTCGTGCGACTCCATCAATGGAAGCCATAGATCAGGCCGCGCAACGCCCCGTTCTGAATTTGAAGGAGATATCCGTTCCGATTCTGATTGAGAGTTTTGAATTGCACCGCTTGGGCAACGACCATATTCTCAAGGCCGCCAGCCGTGACGGCGCCGTGGGATATACCATCACCAATAACCGGGCGTTTCAACTGTACCCATTGCTGCGCGACAATGTCCTTCCGCATTTCATCGGCAAAGATGCACGCAACCTCGAAACGTTGCTTGATGAATTGTATGGATTCAAAAGCAATTATAAATTGCAGGGGCTTGCCTTGTGGTGCTGCGTCGCCTGGGTGGAGATGGCGCTCTTAGACCTACTGGGGCGCATCACCAATCAGAGGTTGGGCGACATGTTAGGCGGCGTATTGCGGGAGAGCATCCCGGTATATTATGCGAGCGGCAATCGCCAGACTTCGCCGCAAGAAGAAGTGGATATTCTCAAACGTAAGGTTGAAGAGCACGGCGTGAAAGCGGTCAAATTCAAAATCGGCGGGCGCATGAGCAACAACGCCGATTCCATCCCCGGGCGCAGTGAAGCGCTCATCCCTCTTGTGCGAAAAACGCTGGGCGATTCGATTGACATCCATAGCGACTCGAACGGGTCGTATGATCCGCCCAAAGCAATCGACATTGGCAAGCGCCTGCAAGACGCGAACGCGATTTTCTTTGAAGAGCCTTGTCCATTCGACCATCTCGACGACACCAAGCGCGTAGCGGATGCGCTTGAGATCGATATTGCGGGCGGCGAGTGTGAATCGAGCCATCGACGCTTTCGCTGGATGGTGCATCACGGCGCGGTGCAGGTCGTACAACCGGATTTGCATTACTACGGCGGGTATATCCGTTCACGCCGGGTAGCGAATATGGCAGCCGTTGCGGGAATGCCCATCACCTTACACATGGGCGGCAGCGGCGTTGGTTTCGTCGAAGTCGTACAGTTCGCCTCCTGTACGCCAAACATCGGGCCGTATCAGGAATTCAAGGAAGGCTTTGAAAAGTCGGTGTATTATGATCCGCCGTTGACAATGAAAGACGGCGAGGTCAGCGTCCCCAAAGGCGCGGGATTAGGACTCGCGCCTCTGGAAGACCGCCTAAAAAAGGCCGAACGAATTGTGTGA